The Ensifer adhaerens genome contains a region encoding:
- a CDS encoding trimethylamine methyltransferase family protein: MDTALATDAAVPRRTRGTRPNRREGAGRSLGVPYITRNIPTYDILGEESLLRIEAIADRILAEVGIEFRDDPVSLDHWRRAGAKVDGVRVTFEPGMLKEIVASAPHQFTQHARNPARNVEIGGNNVVFSPAYGSPFVMDLDKGRRYGTIEDFRNLIKLAQSSPWLHHSGGTICEPVDVPVNKRHLDMVYSHIKYSDRAFMGSITAEDRAEDSIEMARILFGRDFVDRNCVILGNVNVNSPLVWDGTMTKSLRAYARANQAAVIVPFILGGAMGPVTNAGAIAQSYAETLAGCALTQLERKGAPVIFGNFLSSMSLRSGSPTFGTPEPAIGSMVVGQLARRLGLPLRCAGNFSNSKLPDAQAMQEGAMSMLSAVHCGANFILHSAGFVDGLLAMSYEKFVMDTDFCGALHAYLAGVVVDDNTLAMDAFLQVGPGSHFLGCDHTMRNYQTAFWDSALSDNEPFEKWVEEGETDMATRANRAWKKTLAEYEAPPLDVARDEALIDYVTRRKESMADAWY; this comes from the coding sequence ATGGATACGGCACTGGCAACGGACGCGGCGGTACCGAGACGGACACGCGGCACACGGCCGAACCGGCGCGAGGGCGCAGGACGCAGCCTCGGTGTTCCCTACATCACCAGAAACATTCCGACCTACGATATCCTCGGCGAGGAAAGCCTGCTTCGGATCGAAGCGATTGCCGATCGAATCCTTGCCGAAGTCGGCATCGAGTTTCGCGACGACCCGGTTTCTCTCGATCACTGGCGAAGGGCCGGCGCGAAGGTCGACGGCGTCCGGGTGACCTTCGAACCGGGCATGCTGAAGGAAATCGTCGCCTCGGCGCCGCACCAGTTTACCCAGCATGCCCGCAATCCGGCGCGCAATGTCGAGATCGGCGGCAACAACGTCGTCTTCTCGCCGGCCTATGGCTCGCCCTTCGTCATGGACCTCGACAAGGGCCGGCGCTACGGCACGATCGAGGACTTCCGCAACCTGATCAAGCTGGCGCAGTCGAGCCCCTGGCTGCACCATTCCGGCGGCACGATCTGCGAGCCGGTCGACGTGCCGGTCAACAAGCGCCACCTCGACATGGTCTACAGCCATATCAAATATTCCGACCGCGCCTTCATGGGTTCGATCACGGCGGAAGACCGTGCCGAAGATTCGATCGAGATGGCGCGCATTCTCTTTGGTCGCGATTTCGTCGATCGCAACTGCGTCATCCTCGGCAACGTCAACGTCAATTCGCCGCTCGTCTGGGACGGGACGATGACGAAGTCGCTACGCGCCTATGCGCGGGCAAACCAGGCCGCGGTCATTGTGCCCTTCATCCTTGGCGGCGCCATGGGGCCGGTCACCAATGCCGGCGCCATCGCCCAGTCCTATGCCGAGACGCTTGCCGGCTGTGCACTGACCCAGCTGGAGCGCAAGGGCGCCCCGGTCATTTTCGGCAATTTCCTGTCGTCCATGTCGCTGCGCTCGGGCTCGCCCACCTTCGGCACGCCGGAACCGGCGATCGGCAGCATGGTCGTCGGCCAGCTTGCGCGCCGGCTCGGCCTGCCGCTGCGCTGTGCCGGCAATTTCTCCAATTCGAAGCTGCCGGATGCACAGGCGATGCAGGAAGGCGCGATGTCGATGCTCTCGGCGGTGCATTGCGGCGCGAATTTCATCCTGCATTCCGCCGGCTTCGTCGATGGGCTGCTCGCCATGTCCTACGAGAAGTTCGTTATGGACACCGACTTCTGCGGCGCGCTGCATGCCTATCTTGCCGGCGTGGTCGTCGACGACAACACGCTGGCCATGGACGCCTTCCTGCAGGTCGGTCCCGGCAGCCATTTCCTCGGCTGCGACCACACCATGCGCAACTACCAGACCGCCTTCTGGGATTCGGCCCTTTCGGACAACGAGCCCTTCGAGAAATGGGTTGAGGAGGGCGAGACCGACATGGCGACGCGTGCCAACCGCGCCTGGAAGAAGACGCTTGCCGAATATGAAGCGCCGCCGCTGGATGTGGCGCGCGACGAGGCGCTGATCGATTATGTCACGCGCCGCAAGGAGAGCATGGCGGATGCTTGGTACTGA